A window of Corallococcus macrosporus DSM 14697 contains these coding sequences:
- a CDS encoding adenylate/guanylate cyclase domain-containing protein, whose product MALLFGGVLGLLVYLRPTSVVPPRDPPAAWVPSAAVGAAQAWLEGWERVTYDWRVRELGERSERPDEAVVIAIDDETLAEARQDSRPGVATQPWPRQLVGRMVHRLVQEGALLVLVDLPFTDLSPNACVPPAPAGPSCDDAAFAALLEREPGRALLAFTWEAQGPRVLPPANRLWPYRAKLGVYESSEAAYLRAQAVLAGQRPAFIIPAGSQVEVWGGAMDEADARGLGARLGAPTLILEPRRAADDTYRVGPTELFVALTEVQVEGLEATDLIELRHLEHPVVPLLGGSSGYGASTLLAGRDGRVRAMPHLVSYTVRGKRHILPSLPLAAAMRLAGTRSLRYAEGRLHVGDTYAFPMSRAGISLLRWDAPNVGRGSRGSLARSIRAWNVLLNVFDVEDERPARFENDLEGRTVVLTRTTGESAHLHTTPLGPRTPGGAILGQALANILRSDGITRAAPDLDLLLTVGLAFLGAFLALSLSFLLRSVRGAVLYVGFLVAAMAGYTFGAAYVFVEQRLWVAMAGPLLAMVGAFVATIRYAYGTERQIRDFVHNALGRYVSPDVARLVARDLSLMRPERRQMSVYVCDIEGFTRLSEGLPPEQLVGLFNDYLTEISAVVRATAGQVDKYIGDSVMAFWGAPVRTDRHAHLACEAALKMREVLAERQAPWEKKYGHRLSFRAAVDTGELVVGDLGSELKSHYTVLGDAVGMASRLEAINKVYGTFVLAGDTTAQLASGSYVFRVVDQVRFKGRAQPVRVHELVARRGELTPRMQEQLALHEQALTAYHQRRFAEAHALFERASMEYQDAVATLYTARCARFLVTPPPADWDGVHGVDEVGPTASAA is encoded by the coding sequence ATGGCCCTCCTCTTCGGAGGCGTGCTGGGCCTGCTCGTGTACCTGCGTCCCACCAGCGTCGTGCCGCCCAGGGACCCACCGGCGGCCTGGGTCCCGTCAGCGGCGGTGGGGGCGGCGCAGGCCTGGCTGGAGGGCTGGGAGCGCGTCACCTACGACTGGCGCGTGCGTGAGCTGGGGGAGCGCTCCGAGCGCCCGGACGAGGCCGTCGTCATCGCCATCGACGACGAGACGCTGGCCGAGGCCCGCCAGGACTCCCGCCCCGGCGTCGCCACGCAGCCGTGGCCGCGCCAGCTCGTGGGCCGCATGGTGCACCGGCTCGTCCAGGAAGGGGCGCTGCTCGTCCTGGTGGACCTGCCCTTCACGGACCTCAGTCCCAACGCCTGCGTCCCCCCCGCCCCGGCGGGCCCCTCGTGTGACGACGCGGCCTTCGCCGCCCTGCTGGAGCGGGAGCCCGGCCGCGCGCTGCTCGCGTTCACCTGGGAGGCGCAGGGCCCGCGCGTGCTGCCGCCCGCCAATCGCCTGTGGCCGTACCGCGCGAAGCTCGGCGTCTATGAGTCGTCAGAGGCGGCATACCTCCGCGCGCAGGCCGTGCTCGCGGGGCAGCGGCCCGCCTTCATCATCCCCGCGGGCAGCCAGGTGGAGGTGTGGGGCGGCGCCATGGATGAGGCGGACGCCAGGGGCCTGGGCGCGCGGCTGGGGGCGCCCACGCTCATCCTGGAGCCGCGCCGCGCCGCGGACGACACCTACCGCGTGGGGCCCACGGAGCTCTTCGTCGCGCTGACGGAGGTCCAGGTGGAGGGGCTGGAGGCGACGGACCTCATCGAGCTCCGCCACCTGGAGCACCCCGTGGTGCCGCTGCTGGGCGGGAGCTCGGGGTACGGCGCGTCCACGCTGCTGGCGGGCAGGGACGGACGGGTGCGCGCCATGCCCCACCTCGTGAGCTACACCGTGCGCGGCAAGCGGCACATCCTGCCGTCGCTGCCCCTGGCCGCGGCCATGCGGCTGGCCGGGACGCGCTCGCTCCGCTACGCGGAGGGCAGGCTGCACGTCGGAGACACGTACGCCTTCCCCATGAGTCGCGCGGGCATCAGCCTGCTGCGCTGGGACGCGCCCAACGTGGGGCGGGGCTCCCGCGGCTCGCTGGCGCGCTCCATCCGGGCGTGGAACGTGCTGCTCAACGTCTTCGACGTGGAGGACGAGCGCCCCGCGCGCTTCGAGAACGACCTGGAGGGCCGCACCGTCGTCCTCACGCGGACCACCGGCGAGTCCGCGCACCTGCACACCACGCCGCTGGGGCCGCGGACGCCGGGGGGCGCCATCCTGGGGCAGGCGCTGGCGAACATCCTCCGCTCGGACGGCATCACCCGCGCCGCGCCGGACCTGGACCTGCTCCTCACCGTGGGGCTGGCCTTCCTCGGCGCCTTCCTCGCGCTGTCCCTCAGCTTCCTGCTGCGCTCGGTGCGCGGGGCCGTGCTCTACGTGGGCTTCCTGGTGGCGGCCATGGCGGGCTACACCTTCGGCGCCGCGTACGTCTTCGTCGAGCAGCGGCTGTGGGTGGCCATGGCCGGGCCGCTCCTGGCCATGGTGGGCGCCTTCGTCGCCACCATCCGCTACGCCTACGGCACGGAGCGGCAGATTCGGGACTTCGTGCACAACGCGCTCGGGCGCTACGTCAGCCCGGACGTGGCCCGGCTGGTGGCGCGCGACTTGAGCCTGATGCGCCCCGAGCGCCGGCAGATGTCCGTGTACGTCTGTGACATCGAGGGCTTCACGCGGCTGTCGGAGGGGCTGCCGCCCGAGCAGCTCGTGGGCCTCTTCAACGACTACCTCACGGAGATTTCCGCGGTGGTGCGGGCCACGGCGGGGCAGGTGGACAAGTACATCGGCGACTCGGTGATGGCCTTCTGGGGCGCGCCGGTGCGCACGGACCGCCACGCCCACCTGGCCTGCGAGGCGGCGCTGAAGATGCGGGAGGTGCTGGCCGAGCGCCAGGCCCCCTGGGAGAAGAAGTACGGCCACCGCTTGAGCTTCCGCGCGGCCGTGGACACCGGCGAACTGGTGGTGGGCGACCTGGGCAGCGAGCTGAAGTCCCACTACACGGTGCTCGGGGACGCGGTGGGGATGGCCTCGCGGCTGGAGGCCATCAACAAGGTGTACGGCACCTTCGTGCTGGCCGGGGACACCACCGCGCAGCTCGCCAGCGGCAGCTATGTCTTCCGCGTGGTGGACCAGGTGCGCTTCAAGGGCCGCGCGCAGCCGGTGCGGGTGCATGAGCTGGTGGCGCGCCGGGGGGAGCTCACCCCGCGCATGCAGGAGCAGCTCGCGCTCCACGAGCAGGCCCTCACCGCCTACCACCAGCGCCGCTTCGCCGAGGCGCACGCCCTCTTCGAGCGCGCGTCCATGGAGTACCAGGACGCCGTCGCCACGCTCTACACGGCCCGCTGCGCCCGCTTCCTCGTCACCCCGCCGCCCGCGGACTGGGATGGCGTGCACGGCGTGGACGAGGTGGGGCCCACCGCCTCGGCGGCGTGA
- a CDS encoding (2Fe-2S) ferredoxin domain-containing protein yields MKRYRLSVCKGSSCKAGGADAVYAEARDSLSGQGLVPRCELYRGGCYGFCHMGPNVVVREDTGRKRDPLSPEDYQLMGWPGEVYYSAMTAEKMRRVVAEHIALDAPVKEFFGQPDSDGGED; encoded by the coding sequence GTGAAGCGCTACCGACTGTCGGTGTGCAAGGGCTCGAGCTGCAAGGCGGGCGGCGCGGACGCCGTCTACGCCGAGGCCCGGGACTCGCTGTCCGGCCAGGGCCTGGTGCCTCGCTGTGAGCTGTACCGGGGCGGCTGCTACGGCTTCTGCCACATGGGGCCCAACGTCGTCGTGCGCGAGGACACCGGCCGCAAGAGGGATCCGCTCTCCCCCGAGGACTACCAGCTCATGGGCTGGCCCGGCGAGGTGTACTACTCGGCGATGACGGCGGAGAAGATGCGCCGCGTGGTGGCGGAGCACATCGCGCTGGACGCCCCCGTGAAGGAGTTCTTCGGCCAGCCGGACTCGGACGGCGGCGAGGACTGA